A single genomic interval of Fibrobacter sp. UWP2 harbors:
- a CDS encoding DUF3793 family protein, whose product MNRLLDHRLVRQCAPTLAGLKVGSLFCLESSPSETLCKQLAHWNKELNPRGVCVRVIAERCGRSFIYVYREDALKKLIAEPEIRHFLATYGYTDFSTDCALAYMTARIRKCHCFPHEVGLFLGYPLEDVKGFIINGGRNSKYTGYWKVYGDVTECEKRFACFRKCFDVFNKLFEKGYSLPMLTVRNAA is encoded by the coding sequence ATGAATCGCCTTTTAGACCACCGTCTTGTTCGCCAATGCGCGCCAACACTCGCGGGACTCAAGGTCGGAAGTTTATTCTGCCTTGAATCTTCACCCAGCGAAACGCTGTGTAAACAACTCGCCCACTGGAACAAGGAGCTCAACCCTCGCGGCGTGTGCGTGCGCGTTATCGCAGAACGCTGCGGTCGCAGTTTTATCTACGTCTATCGCGAAGACGCCCTGAAAAAGCTTATTGCCGAGCCGGAAATCCGCCATTTTCTCGCCACCTACGGCTACACAGACTTTAGCACCGACTGTGCACTCGCATACATGACGGCGCGCATCCGCAAATGCCACTGTTTTCCGCACGAAGTCGGACTATTCTTGGGCTACCCCCTCGAAGACGTGAAAGGGTTCATTATCAACGGCGGCAGGAATAGCAAATATACGGGCTACTGGAAAGTATACGGCGATGTAACCGAATGCGAAAAACGGTTCGCCTGCTTTCGCAAGTGCTTCGATGTTTTCAACAAACTATTTGAAAAAGGATATTCGCTGCCGATGCTGACCGTCCGAAACGCAGCGTAA
- a CDS encoding flavodoxin, with product MEKIAVIYWSGTGNTELMAKYVAEGAKAAGAEADVFSVSDFSQGQLSEYARYALGCPAMGAEELEDSEFQPFYEAVKPALNGKKVALFGSYGWGGGEWMNPWKADAEAAGLVLVAEPLAIENAPDDAGKAACQDLGKALATA from the coding sequence ATGGAAAAAATCGCAGTCATTTACTGGAGCGGAACCGGCAACACCGAACTGATGGCAAAATACGTCGCCGAAGGTGCAAAGGCCGCCGGCGCCGAAGCCGACGTGTTCAGCGTCTCGGACTTTTCGCAGGGCCAGCTGAGCGAATACGCCCGCTATGCGCTGGGTTGCCCCGCCATGGGCGCCGAGGAACTCGAAGATTCCGAATTCCAGCCCTTCTACGAAGCCGTCAAACCCGCACTCAACGGCAAGAAAGTCGCCCTGTTCGGCTCTTATGGCTGGGGTGGCGGCGAATGGATGAACCCGTGGAAGGCCGATGCTGAAGCCGCTGGCCTCGTGTTGGTCGCAGAGCCGCTCGCCATCGAGAACGCCCCCGATGACGCCGGCAAGGCCGCCTGCCAGGATCTCGGCAAGGCGCTCGCCACCGCCTAA